One Mangifera indica cultivar Alphonso chromosome 4, CATAS_Mindica_2.1, whole genome shotgun sequence genomic region harbors:
- the LOC123214628 gene encoding cyclin-dependent kinase G-2 isoform X1, with protein MAAGRHGGYRDNEFRDREADFEVSRREYAYSKEEYDYERIRNSHHENNKRGRVRYLRDRVRQKDIKEREVMTNAGYHSSSSRSDSGGGRNSHEPKQKEFLVKAIDKEPGELSSESGSDDATEINSVSKGKDNEVSKVVENGIQSPLERKRKFSPIVWDRDDNDISKSRNPLIVTTLPPPPPLPKTYHKSPNVVPDGGVHVSPLKSWINPDLQSISLIDPPVLPRSVEYDTSESPVGLSSSPSKEQQGGNVQELERLDDEDYVPMRNISSSRWAAGNSSPVDEGEILEDEEVPKRRKKMPLSESLQTRLRNKSISPELVELKRTGSERARSRSSESDERGSHARSLSGDDYLGNDSEKDDSIEIDEERNHDNISVSGSDANLDDETDSRETSEPAAPPQRSINMLQGCRSVDEFERLNKIDEGTYGVVYRAKDKKTGEIVALKKVKMEKEREGFPLTSLREINILLSFHHPSIVDVKEVVVGSNLDSIFMVMEYMEHDLKGLMEAMKQPFSQSEVKCLMLQLLEGVKYLHDNWVLHRDLKTSNLLLNNRGELKICDFGLARQYGSPLKPYTHLVVTLWYRAPELLLGAKQYSTAIDMWSLGCIMAELLSKEPLFNGKTEFDQLDKIFRILGTPNETIWPGFSKLPGVKVNFVKHQYNLLRKKFPATSFTGSPVLSDAGFDLLNKLLTYDPEKRITADAALNHDWFHEVPLPKSKDFMPTFPAQHAQDRRMRRIMKSPDPLEEQRRKELQQGELGTGGLFG; from the exons ATGGCGGCTGGGAGACATGGGGGTTACCGTGACAATGAATTCAGAGACCGAGAGGCTGATTTTGAAGTGTCAAGGCGTGAATATGCTTATTCCAAAGAGGAATATGACTATGAGCGGATTAGGAATAGTCATCATGAAAACAACAAGCGGGGTCGAGTTCGTTATTTGAGAGATAGGGTTAGACAAAAGGATATCAAAGAGAGGGAAGTGATGACAAATGCTGGTTATCACTCCTCATCTAGTAGGAGTGATTCAGGTGGTGGCCGTAATAGTCATGAGCCAAAGCAAAAGGAGTTTCTAGTTAAGGCTATTGATAAGGAGCCTGGTGAGTTGTCAAGTGAAAGTGGGTCTGATGATGCAACTGAGATTAACTCTGTATCGAAAGGTAAGGATAATGAAGTATCCAAGGTGGTAGAGAATGGGATTCAATCTCCtttggaaagaaaaaggaaattttctCCTATAGTGTGGGATAGAGATGATAATGATATAAGTAAAAGTAGGAACCCACTGATTGTCACGACTCTTCCCCCTCCACCACCTTTGCCCAAGACATATCACAAATCACCTAATGTTGTTCCAGATGGAGGTGTACATGTATCCCCCCTGAAGAGTTGGATAAACCCAGATTTGCAGTCTATTTCACTAATTGATCCACCTGTTCTACCTAGGTCAGTTGAATATGATACTTCTGAGTCTCCTGTAGGGTTGTCTTCTTCACCATCAAAAGAACAACAAGGGGGTAACGTTCAGGAATTGGAGCGTTTAGATGACGAAGACTATGTACCAATGCGGAATATATCTTCTTCGAGATGGGCAGCTGGAAACAGTTCTCCTGTTGATGAAGGTGAAATTTTAGAAGATGAGGAAGTTCCTAAAAGGAGGAAGAAAATGCCTCTTTCAGAGTCTTTGCAAACCAGATTACGAAACAAATCCATTAGTCCTGAGCTTGTGGAGCTTAAGAGAACAGGGTCTGAAAGGGCTAGATCCAGGTCATCTGAATCTGATGAACGAGGCAGCCACGCTAGATCTTTGAGTGGAGATGATTATCTTGGTAATGATTCCGAGAAGGATGATAGCATAGAGATTGATGAGGAGCGGAACCATGATAATATTAGTGTTAGTGGGTCTGATGCTAATTTAGATGATGAAACTGACTCTCGTGAGACTTCAGAACCTGCAGCACCTCCTCAAAGAAGTATAAATATGCTTCAGGGGTGTAGAAGTGTTGATGAGTTTGAGAGGCTAAACAAGATAGATGAGGGCACTTACGGTGTTGTATATAGagctaaagataaaaaaactGGGGAAATTGTAGCCTTGAAGAAGGTAAAGATGGAAAAGGAAAGAGAAGGTTTTCCATTGACTTCTCTTAGAGAAATAAACatccttctttcttttcatcatccATCAATTGTTGATGTTAAAGAAGTTGTTGTAGGGAGTAACTTAGATAGCATTTTTATGGTGATGGAATATATGGAACATGATCTAAAAGGACTGATGGAGGCAATGAAGCAGCCATTCAGTCAGAGTGAAGTGAAATGCCTCATGCTCCAGCTATTAGAGGGTGTCAAGTATCTTCATGATAACTGGGTGCTTCATAGAGATTTGAAGACTTCAAACCTACTTTTGAATAATAGGGGTGAGTTGAAGATCTGTGACTTTGGTTTGGCTCGTCAATATGGGAGTCCATTGAAACCATATACTCATTTGGTGGTTACTCTTTGGTACAG GGCACCAGAACTTTTATTGGGtgcaaaacaatattcaactGCAATTGACATGTGGTCATTGGGGTGTATCATGGCTGAACTATTGTCTAAGGAGCCACTGTTCAATGGCAAAACTGAATTTGATCAACTCGACAAG ATTTTCAGAATCCTCGGCACCCCAAATGAGACAATTTGGCCGGGATTTTCAAAGCTGCCTGGTGTGAAGGTCAACTTTGTCAAGCATCA GTATAACCTGCTGCGTAAAAAATTCCCAGCAACATCTTTCACTGGATCGCCAGTTCTATCTGATGCTGGGTTTGACTTGTTGAACAAACTCTTAACATATGATCCTGAGAAG AGAATAACAGCTGATGCTGCCCTTAATCATGATTGGTTCCACGAGGTTCCTCTTCCTAAGTCCAAAGATTTTATGCCTACCTTTCCTGCTCAACATGCTCAAGACAG GCGCATGCGAAGAATTATGAAGAGTCCAGATCCTTTGGAAGAGCAGCGTAGGAAGGAGCTGCAACAAGGGGAGCTAGGGACAGGTGGTTTGTTTGGCTAA
- the LOC123214628 gene encoding cyclin-dependent kinase G-2 isoform X3: MAAGRHGGYRDNEFRDREADFEVSRREYAYSKEEYDYERIRNSHHENNKRGRVRYLRDRVRQKDIKEREVMTNAGYHSSSSRSDSGGGRNSHEPKQKEFLVKAIDKEPGELSSESGSDDATEINSVSKGKDNEVSKVVENGIQSPLERKRKFSPIVWDRDDNDISKSRNPLIVTTLPPPPPLPKTYHKSPNVVPDGGVHVSPLKSWINPDLQSISLIDPPVLPRSVEYDTSESPVGLSSSPSKEQQGGNVQELERLDDEDYVPMRNISSSRWAAGNSSPVDEGEILEDEEVPKRRKKMPLSESLQTRLRNKSISPELVELKRTGSERARSRSSESDERGSHARSLSGDDYLGNDSEKDDSIEIDEERNHDNISVSGSDANLDDETDSRETSEPAAPPQRSINMLQGCRSVDEFERLNKIDEGTYGVVYRAKDKKTGEIVALKKVKMEKEREGFPLTSLREINILLSFHHPSIVDVKEVVVGSNLDSIFMVMEYMEHDLKGLMEAMKQPFSQSEVKCLMLQLLEGVKYLHDNWVLHRDLKTSNLLLNNRGELKICDFGLARQYGSPLKPYTHLVVTLWYRAPELLLGAKQYSTAIDMWSLGCIMAELLSKEPLFNGKTEFDQLDKIFRILGTPNETIWPGFSKLPGVKVNFVKHQLPALGDSDLAIWPPLV; encoded by the exons ATGGCGGCTGGGAGACATGGGGGTTACCGTGACAATGAATTCAGAGACCGAGAGGCTGATTTTGAAGTGTCAAGGCGTGAATATGCTTATTCCAAAGAGGAATATGACTATGAGCGGATTAGGAATAGTCATCATGAAAACAACAAGCGGGGTCGAGTTCGTTATTTGAGAGATAGGGTTAGACAAAAGGATATCAAAGAGAGGGAAGTGATGACAAATGCTGGTTATCACTCCTCATCTAGTAGGAGTGATTCAGGTGGTGGCCGTAATAGTCATGAGCCAAAGCAAAAGGAGTTTCTAGTTAAGGCTATTGATAAGGAGCCTGGTGAGTTGTCAAGTGAAAGTGGGTCTGATGATGCAACTGAGATTAACTCTGTATCGAAAGGTAAGGATAATGAAGTATCCAAGGTGGTAGAGAATGGGATTCAATCTCCtttggaaagaaaaaggaaattttctCCTATAGTGTGGGATAGAGATGATAATGATATAAGTAAAAGTAGGAACCCACTGATTGTCACGACTCTTCCCCCTCCACCACCTTTGCCCAAGACATATCACAAATCACCTAATGTTGTTCCAGATGGAGGTGTACATGTATCCCCCCTGAAGAGTTGGATAAACCCAGATTTGCAGTCTATTTCACTAATTGATCCACCTGTTCTACCTAGGTCAGTTGAATATGATACTTCTGAGTCTCCTGTAGGGTTGTCTTCTTCACCATCAAAAGAACAACAAGGGGGTAACGTTCAGGAATTGGAGCGTTTAGATGACGAAGACTATGTACCAATGCGGAATATATCTTCTTCGAGATGGGCAGCTGGAAACAGTTCTCCTGTTGATGAAGGTGAAATTTTAGAAGATGAGGAAGTTCCTAAAAGGAGGAAGAAAATGCCTCTTTCAGAGTCTTTGCAAACCAGATTACGAAACAAATCCATTAGTCCTGAGCTTGTGGAGCTTAAGAGAACAGGGTCTGAAAGGGCTAGATCCAGGTCATCTGAATCTGATGAACGAGGCAGCCACGCTAGATCTTTGAGTGGAGATGATTATCTTGGTAATGATTCCGAGAAGGATGATAGCATAGAGATTGATGAGGAGCGGAACCATGATAATATTAGTGTTAGTGGGTCTGATGCTAATTTAGATGATGAAACTGACTCTCGTGAGACTTCAGAACCTGCAGCACCTCCTCAAAGAAGTATAAATATGCTTCAGGGGTGTAGAAGTGTTGATGAGTTTGAGAGGCTAAACAAGATAGATGAGGGCACTTACGGTGTTGTATATAGagctaaagataaaaaaactGGGGAAATTGTAGCCTTGAAGAAGGTAAAGATGGAAAAGGAAAGAGAAGGTTTTCCATTGACTTCTCTTAGAGAAATAAACatccttctttcttttcatcatccATCAATTGTTGATGTTAAAGAAGTTGTTGTAGGGAGTAACTTAGATAGCATTTTTATGGTGATGGAATATATGGAACATGATCTAAAAGGACTGATGGAGGCAATGAAGCAGCCATTCAGTCAGAGTGAAGTGAAATGCCTCATGCTCCAGCTATTAGAGGGTGTCAAGTATCTTCATGATAACTGGGTGCTTCATAGAGATTTGAAGACTTCAAACCTACTTTTGAATAATAGGGGTGAGTTGAAGATCTGTGACTTTGGTTTGGCTCGTCAATATGGGAGTCCATTGAAACCATATACTCATTTGGTGGTTACTCTTTGGTACAG GGCACCAGAACTTTTATTGGGtgcaaaacaatattcaactGCAATTGACATGTGGTCATTGGGGTGTATCATGGCTGAACTATTGTCTAAGGAGCCACTGTTCAATGGCAAAACTGAATTTGATCAACTCGACAAG ATTTTCAGAATCCTCGGCACCCCAAATGAGACAATTTGGCCGGGATTTTCAAAGCTGCCTGGTGTGAAGGTCAACTTTGTCAAGCATCA GCTTCCAGCTTTGGGAGATTCTGATCTGGCTATCTGGCCTCCATTG GTATAA
- the LOC123214628 gene encoding cyclin-dependent kinase G-2 isoform X2 yields the protein MAAGRHGGYRDNEFRDREADFEVSRREYAYSKEEYDYERIRNSHHENNKRGRVRYLRDRVRQKDIKEREVMTNAGYHSSSSRSDSGGGRNSHEPKQKEFLVKAIDKEPGELSSESGSDDATEINSVSKGKDNEVSKVVENGIQSPLERKRKFSPIVWDRDDNDISKSRNPLIVTTLPPPPPLPKTYHKSPNVVPDGGVHVSPLKSWINPDLQSISLIDPPVLPRSVEYDTSESPVGLSSSPSKEQQGGNVQELERLDDEDYVPMRNISSSRWAAGNSSPVDEGEILEDEEVPKRRKKMPLSESLQTRLRNKSISPELVELKRTGSERARSRSSESDERGSHARSLSGDDYLGNDSEKDDSIEIDEERNHDNISVSGSDANLDDETDSRETSEPAAPPQRSINMLQGCRSVDEFERLNKIDEGTYGVVYRAKDKKTGEIVALKKVKMEKEREGFPLTSLREINILLSFHHPSIVDVKEVVVGSNLDSIFMVMEYMEHDLKGLMEAMKQPFSQSEVKCLMLQLLEGVKYLHDNWVLHRDLKTSNLLLNNRGELKICDFGLARQYGSPLKPYTHLVVTLWYRAPELLLGAKQYSTAIDMWSLGCIMAELLSKEPLFNGKTEFDQLDKIFRILGTPNETIWPGFSKLPGVKVNFVKHQLPALGDSDLAIWPPLVIFYLHSFFLLVCINC from the exons ATGGCGGCTGGGAGACATGGGGGTTACCGTGACAATGAATTCAGAGACCGAGAGGCTGATTTTGAAGTGTCAAGGCGTGAATATGCTTATTCCAAAGAGGAATATGACTATGAGCGGATTAGGAATAGTCATCATGAAAACAACAAGCGGGGTCGAGTTCGTTATTTGAGAGATAGGGTTAGACAAAAGGATATCAAAGAGAGGGAAGTGATGACAAATGCTGGTTATCACTCCTCATCTAGTAGGAGTGATTCAGGTGGTGGCCGTAATAGTCATGAGCCAAAGCAAAAGGAGTTTCTAGTTAAGGCTATTGATAAGGAGCCTGGTGAGTTGTCAAGTGAAAGTGGGTCTGATGATGCAACTGAGATTAACTCTGTATCGAAAGGTAAGGATAATGAAGTATCCAAGGTGGTAGAGAATGGGATTCAATCTCCtttggaaagaaaaaggaaattttctCCTATAGTGTGGGATAGAGATGATAATGATATAAGTAAAAGTAGGAACCCACTGATTGTCACGACTCTTCCCCCTCCACCACCTTTGCCCAAGACATATCACAAATCACCTAATGTTGTTCCAGATGGAGGTGTACATGTATCCCCCCTGAAGAGTTGGATAAACCCAGATTTGCAGTCTATTTCACTAATTGATCCACCTGTTCTACCTAGGTCAGTTGAATATGATACTTCTGAGTCTCCTGTAGGGTTGTCTTCTTCACCATCAAAAGAACAACAAGGGGGTAACGTTCAGGAATTGGAGCGTTTAGATGACGAAGACTATGTACCAATGCGGAATATATCTTCTTCGAGATGGGCAGCTGGAAACAGTTCTCCTGTTGATGAAGGTGAAATTTTAGAAGATGAGGAAGTTCCTAAAAGGAGGAAGAAAATGCCTCTTTCAGAGTCTTTGCAAACCAGATTACGAAACAAATCCATTAGTCCTGAGCTTGTGGAGCTTAAGAGAACAGGGTCTGAAAGGGCTAGATCCAGGTCATCTGAATCTGATGAACGAGGCAGCCACGCTAGATCTTTGAGTGGAGATGATTATCTTGGTAATGATTCCGAGAAGGATGATAGCATAGAGATTGATGAGGAGCGGAACCATGATAATATTAGTGTTAGTGGGTCTGATGCTAATTTAGATGATGAAACTGACTCTCGTGAGACTTCAGAACCTGCAGCACCTCCTCAAAGAAGTATAAATATGCTTCAGGGGTGTAGAAGTGTTGATGAGTTTGAGAGGCTAAACAAGATAGATGAGGGCACTTACGGTGTTGTATATAGagctaaagataaaaaaactGGGGAAATTGTAGCCTTGAAGAAGGTAAAGATGGAAAAGGAAAGAGAAGGTTTTCCATTGACTTCTCTTAGAGAAATAAACatccttctttcttttcatcatccATCAATTGTTGATGTTAAAGAAGTTGTTGTAGGGAGTAACTTAGATAGCATTTTTATGGTGATGGAATATATGGAACATGATCTAAAAGGACTGATGGAGGCAATGAAGCAGCCATTCAGTCAGAGTGAAGTGAAATGCCTCATGCTCCAGCTATTAGAGGGTGTCAAGTATCTTCATGATAACTGGGTGCTTCATAGAGATTTGAAGACTTCAAACCTACTTTTGAATAATAGGGGTGAGTTGAAGATCTGTGACTTTGGTTTGGCTCGTCAATATGGGAGTCCATTGAAACCATATACTCATTTGGTGGTTACTCTTTGGTACAG GGCACCAGAACTTTTATTGGGtgcaaaacaatattcaactGCAATTGACATGTGGTCATTGGGGTGTATCATGGCTGAACTATTGTCTAAGGAGCCACTGTTCAATGGCAAAACTGAATTTGATCAACTCGACAAG ATTTTCAGAATCCTCGGCACCCCAAATGAGACAATTTGGCCGGGATTTTCAAAGCTGCCTGGTGTGAAGGTCAACTTTGTCAAGCATCA GCTTCCAGCTTTGGGAGATTCTGATCTGGCTATCTGGCCTCCATTGGTGATATTTTACTTGCACAGCTTTTTCTTGCTTGTTTGTATTAATTGCTGA
- the LOC123214632 gene encoding uncharacterized protein LOC123214632 isoform X1: protein MADPHINVQQRDPPPAQLPLLNSNTNRHPNQSHDHKGSQETDLDKKLKRLENFLSVLGFSQSSVLGFVLSWSAFLLIGVLLPVVILELSNCPGCGKGQVKDFELVIVASQACVAAVSLLCLSHNLRKYGIRRFLFVDRYSGQMARFSHQYIQQIRGSVRLLVMWSLPCFILKTVREVIRILYVHHESWWLSTAICLALIVSWTYLSMISLSASLLFHLVCNLQVIHFEDYPKLMERESDILVLIEEHRRLCYHLTKISHRFRIYLILEFVVVTASLFVTLFQTTGYSGKITYINGGDFAASSIVQVVGIIICLHAATRISHRAQNTASLASRWHAVATCSSTDASQLRMSNSGGNLEASASLNSLHMNYSESDLESLDYLAMPTSAQLASYMSSYHKRQAFVLYLQTNPGGITIFGWTVDRTLITTIFFIELSLVTFVLGKTIVLGTS, encoded by the exons ATGGCTGATCCTCATATAAACGTACAACAAAGAGACCCACCTCCTGCTCAGCTACCTCTTCTCAATTCAAACACAAACCGCCACCCAAACCAAAGCCATGATCATAAGGGGAGTCAAGAAACCGATCTTGACAAGAAGCTCAAAAGGCTTGAAAATTTTCTGTCTGTTCTGGGTTTTAGCCAGTCTTCAGTTTTGGGTTTTGTCTTGTCTTGGTCTGCTTTTCTACTTATAGGAGTGTTACTCCCAGTTGTGATACTTGAACTCTCCAATTGCCCCGGGTGTGGGAAGGGTCAAGTTAAGGATTTTGAGCTGGTTATTGTGGCCTCTCAGGCCTGTGTTGCGGCTGTTTCGCTGCTCTGTCTCTCGCATAATCTTCGTAAGTATGGTATCAGGAGGTTTCTCTTCGTTGATCGTTACAGTGGCCAAATGGCTCGCTTCAGCCATCAATATATTCAGCAGATAAGG GGTTCCGTACGCTTGCTTGTAATGTGGTCATTACCATGTTTTATTCTGAAGACTGTACGCGAGGTCATCCGAATTTTATATGTTCATCATGAATCATGGTGGCTGTCTACTGCAATTTGTTTAGCTTTGATTGTATCCTGGACTTACTTGAGTATGATATCTCTATCAGCCAGCTTATTGTTTCATCTAGTCTGCAACTTGCAAGTTATTCACTTTGAAGACTATCCAAAGCTCATGGAAAGGGAGTCTGACATTTTAGTATTAATAGAGGAGCACAGGCGTCTATGTTATCATCTCACTAAGATAAGCCACAGATTTcgaatttatctcattttagaGTTCGTAGTTGTCACAGCAAGCCTATTTGTAACTCTTTTCCAGACTACAGGCTACAGTGGAAAAATTACGTACATTAATGGTGGTGATTTTGCA GCATCCTCAATCGTTCAGGTTGTTGGCATAATCATTTGCTTACATGCAGCAACAAGAATTTCTCATAGGGCCCAAAACACTGCATCGCTGGCGAGTAGATGGCATGCAGTGGCAACATGCAGCTCTACTGATGCATCTCAACTGAGAATGTCAAACAGTGGGGGGAACTTGGAAGCCTCTGCTTCATTGAACTCATTGCATATGAATTATTCTGAAAGTGATTTGGAGTCTTTGGATTATCTTGCAATGCCAACAAGCGCTCAACTGGCTTCTTATATGTCCTCATATCACAAGAGACAAGCCTTTG TATTGTATTTGCAGACAAATCCTGGAGGCATTACCATATTTGGATGGACGGTTGACAGGACTCTTATCACAACAATCTTCTTCATTGAACTCTCTCTGGTTACATTTGTACTTGGAAAGACCATAGTTCTCGGTACTAGTTGA
- the LOC123214632 gene encoding uncharacterized protein LOC123214632 isoform X2 encodes MADPHINVQQRDPPPAQLPLLNSNTNRHPNQSHDHKGSQETDLDKKLKRLENFLSVLGFSQSSVLGFVLSWSAFLLIGVLLPVVILELSNCPGCGKGQVKDFELVIVASQACVAAVSLLCLSHNLRKYGIRRFLFVDRYSGQMARFSHQYIQQIRGSVRLLVMWSLPCFILKTVREVIRILYVHHESWWLSTAICLALIVSWTYLSMISLSASLLFHLVCNLQVIHFEDYPKLMERESDILVLIEEHRRLCYHLTKISHRFRIYLILEFVVVTASLFVTLFQTTGYSGKITYINGGDFAASSIVQVVGIIICLHAATRISHRAQNTASLASRWHAVATCSSTDASQLRMSNSGGNLEASASLNSLHMNYSESDLESLDYLAMPTSAQLASYMSSYHKRQAFGMELESFFSILGYNLLLLEEILSISRKLIIVFADKSWRHYHIWMDG; translated from the exons ATGGCTGATCCTCATATAAACGTACAACAAAGAGACCCACCTCCTGCTCAGCTACCTCTTCTCAATTCAAACACAAACCGCCACCCAAACCAAAGCCATGATCATAAGGGGAGTCAAGAAACCGATCTTGACAAGAAGCTCAAAAGGCTTGAAAATTTTCTGTCTGTTCTGGGTTTTAGCCAGTCTTCAGTTTTGGGTTTTGTCTTGTCTTGGTCTGCTTTTCTACTTATAGGAGTGTTACTCCCAGTTGTGATACTTGAACTCTCCAATTGCCCCGGGTGTGGGAAGGGTCAAGTTAAGGATTTTGAGCTGGTTATTGTGGCCTCTCAGGCCTGTGTTGCGGCTGTTTCGCTGCTCTGTCTCTCGCATAATCTTCGTAAGTATGGTATCAGGAGGTTTCTCTTCGTTGATCGTTACAGTGGCCAAATGGCTCGCTTCAGCCATCAATATATTCAGCAGATAAGG GGTTCCGTACGCTTGCTTGTAATGTGGTCATTACCATGTTTTATTCTGAAGACTGTACGCGAGGTCATCCGAATTTTATATGTTCATCATGAATCATGGTGGCTGTCTACTGCAATTTGTTTAGCTTTGATTGTATCCTGGACTTACTTGAGTATGATATCTCTATCAGCCAGCTTATTGTTTCATCTAGTCTGCAACTTGCAAGTTATTCACTTTGAAGACTATCCAAAGCTCATGGAAAGGGAGTCTGACATTTTAGTATTAATAGAGGAGCACAGGCGTCTATGTTATCATCTCACTAAGATAAGCCACAGATTTcgaatttatctcattttagaGTTCGTAGTTGTCACAGCAAGCCTATTTGTAACTCTTTTCCAGACTACAGGCTACAGTGGAAAAATTACGTACATTAATGGTGGTGATTTTGCA GCATCCTCAATCGTTCAGGTTGTTGGCATAATCATTTGCTTACATGCAGCAACAAGAATTTCTCATAGGGCCCAAAACACTGCATCGCTGGCGAGTAGATGGCATGCAGTGGCAACATGCAGCTCTACTGATGCATCTCAACTGAGAATGTCAAACAGTGGGGGGAACTTGGAAGCCTCTGCTTCATTGAACTCATTGCATATGAATTATTCTGAAAGTGATTTGGAGTCTTTGGATTATCTTGCAATGCCAACAAGCGCTCAACTGGCTTCTTATATGTCCTCATATCACAAGAGACAAGCCTTTGGTATGGAATTGGAATCTTTTTTCTCTATCTTGGGCTACAATCTTCTGTTACTTGAGGAAATACTTTCTATTAGTCGTAAGTTGAT TATTGTATTTGCAGACAAATCCTGGAGGCATTACCATATTTGGATGGACGGTTGA